CCGCGGGCGACTTCACTTACAAGCTCGTCGAGTACAAGGGCACGGGGCGCCTCAAAACTTCGGCCGGAAAGCTCTCGACGCCCGGACGCAAGCAGATTTTCCGCGGCTTCAATTCGTCGGGAATCGCGATGGGCGATCTGATTGGGCTGCTGGATGAAAGCGCAAGTACGGTGACGCGCGAGTTCAAGTCGCCGCCGGCAAAAGTGACACCGCTGCTCGAGACGATGATGGAAGTTGGCAGGCGAATCATGCCGCGGCCGGAGCTCGCCACGATTCGAACCAACCTCGCATCGGGGCTCGCGGCATTGGACCCGCGAATCAAAATGCTGCGGCGGCCGGCGGAATATTCGGCGCGCCAGACCGCGGCGCTCGGCGCGCTCGTGATCAGTGAAAAATTAAAAGCCGAAAATCGCCAGGCTTAGCGGCTGGCCAGGGCGGCGGCGCAATCGAGCAGGCAGCGCTCGGTCGTCGGCCAATCGATACAGGGATCGGTGATCGAGACGCCGTATTTCAGCTTCGAGCGATCCGACGACAGCGCCTGATTACCGGGATACAGGTTGCTTTCGACCATTGCGCCGAGGATCGCGCGACTGCCGCCGCGTACCTGCTCGACCAGCGCCGCGAGCACCCCAGGCTGCTTGGTGTAGTCCTTGCTGGTCTGCGCATGCGAGCAATCCACGAGCACGCGCGCTTCGAGGCCCGCTGCGGTTAGCAACTGCTCGCATTCGCCGATGCTCTTGGCGTCGTAGTTCGGATTGTGACCGCCGCGTAGCACGACGTGTGTATCAGGGTTTCCGCTGGTGCGGATGACGGCCGAGAGGCCCTCCTGCGTGATGCCCAGGAAAGAATGCGGGCGCCGCGCAGATTGCACGGCGTTGATCGCGGCTTGCAGGTTGCCGTCGGTGGTGTTCTTGAACCCGACCGGCATCGAAAGTCCGCTCGCCATTTCGCGATGGGTTTGCGATTCCGTCGTGCGTGCGCCGATCGCGGTCCAGGCGATTAAATCCGCGATGTACTGCGGCGTAATCGGATCGAGCAGCTCGGTCGCCGCCGGCAGCCCCATCCGGTTGATCTCGAGCAGGAGCCGGCGCGCGATACGGAGGCCCTCGCGCATGTCGCAGCTATTGTCCATGTGCGGATCGTTGATAAGCCCTTTCCATCCGACGGTCGTGCGCGGCTTCTCGAAATAAACGCGCATCATGATGTAGAGGCTCGGGCCGAGTTGCTCGCGCAGCTTGACGAGACGGCCGGCATATTCGAGCGCGGCCTCTGGGTCGTGAATCGAGCATGGCCCGACGATGCACAAAAAGCGCAAGTCGCGTCCGGCCAGGATTGCGCGCATGGTTTCGCGCGCTTGGACCACGGTGCGCACGATGCCTTCATCAACCGGCATCGCATCTTTCAACTGGCGCGGCGGAACGAGGGCTTCCGTGGCGCGGACGTGAATGTCCTGTATTTGGTTCATAGCGAGACTCCCCAACATATAGGAAAGCGAAAGGCTAACAAAGGTGCATCGTGGCGATGCGCGGTGCGTCCCCGCGCAACGTTCAACTCTTCGCGCGCTGTGCTAAGGATCGATCAATTTCGCATCGGAGCACGCTCTAAGATGAAAACACCGATTTGTTCGATGCTTGGGATCGATTTTCCACTGGTTGCCTTCAGCCATTGCCGCGATGTGATAGCCGCGGTCAGTAAGGCCGGGGGATTCGGGGTGCTCGGCGCGACGGCGTTCACGCCCGAGCAGCTTGAGCTCGAGCTCAAGTGGATCGACGAGCATATCGACGGCAAGCCCTATGGCGTTGATGTCCTGATTCCGGAAAATCTCTCGGTCAAGAACGAGAAGGGAATCACCTACGGCGCGTTGCAGAAGCGCGTGCCGCAGGGGCATCGCGATTTCGTCAGCGGCCTCCTGCGCGAGCATGGAATCGAGCCGTCGCAGGCGATCGAGGGCGAGCGCCAGCGCTCGCCAGAAGCGCCAATCTCGATGCAGGCGGAGAACGCGCTCAAGCTGATCGAGATTTCATTTCGTCATCCGATAAAACTTGTTGCGAACGCGCTCGGCGTGCCGCCCGAGCAAATGATCGAGATGGGCCATAAGCATGGCGTTCCCGTCGCCGCGCTGGTCGGTGCGCCTGAGCATGCGGTACGCCAGGCGAAGGCTGGCGTCGACATTATCGTAGCCCAGGGCGGTGAAGCAGGAGGCCATTGCGGCGAGGTCGCGACGATCGTGCTGATCCCGGAAGTGATGCGCGCTATCAAACCGATCCGCAATATCCCGGTGCTCGCGGCCGGCGGAATCATGACGGGGCGGCAGATGGCGGCGTGCATGGCGATGGGCGCGTCGGGCGTCTGGACCGGCTCGGTATGGCTCGCGACGACCGAATCGGAAACCTCCGAAGTATTCCGCGAGAAGATGATCGAGGCGCGCTCGCGCGACACCGTGCGCTCGAAGTGCCGCACCGGCAAGCCCTCGCGCCAGCTCCGCTCGGCGTGGACCGACGCCTGGGAAGGATCGAAGAGCCCGGGCGCGCTGCCGATGCCGATGCAGAGCCTCATCAGCGAACCTGCGCTCGCGACTGCGCAACGCTTCGCCGAGCGTGGCGATCCCAAGGCGCGCGAGCTCGTGACGTACTTCGTTGGCCAGGGCGTGGGACTCGTCGACAGCGTGAAATCGTGCCGCACGGTGGTGCAGGAATTCATGGAGGACTTCGCCGAGGCGGTCGGCGATCTGAATGCCGCGGTTGAGGCGTGATCTGTCGTCGGCGCGCAATCTTGCGGTTGTGGCGATGCGGGCCTAGTCTCGAATTTGTATGAAATTATAGGAACACGGGGCCGGCGCCGTACGTCATGAACGTCTCGATGGCAGAAAGCGTGTCCAAAGCTGGTTCGATTACTCGAACCATCGACGCCGTCGAGCGAGTGCCGGTGCTGCAGCGCGTCGGCTTGTGGCGGGCGATCGCGGGGATGGCGGTCGCAATCGCGCTTGCCTCGACGATGGTGTCGATCGAATTTGCCGTCGCTCTTTCGCACCGCACCCATCTTCTGAATCGACGCATCGATCGGCTCTCGGCTGATGTTCGGCAGTTGCGCCACGTGCAATCGAGCACCTGGAACAAGCTCGGAGTGGCGCGCGTGGAGGCCTCGGAGGGCGAGCTCTTCGGCAAGATTCTTTTCGCGCCTGATCTCAAGCTCACGAAACTCGCGGGCACCATTGATAGCGCGGGCGCGACGGGAGTCCTGGCGGTGAGTCCCGCAGCGTCGGCGGCGATGCTCGGTGTGAGCGGCATGAAGGCCCTCGACGCGGGGATGGTCTATCGCATCTGGTTTTTCCCGCGCCGCGGCATCGCGCGCTGGGTCGATGATTTCCTGGTGAGCGACAACGGCAAAGCGACGATCGCCGTGGACTTTCCGCAAGCGAAATCCGCGCAGGGCACTATCGTCGTGACGATGGAGAGCCAGGACTACGCCGAAGAGCCCTCGGGCCCGGTTCAATTGAAAAGCGTCCCGCAAGTCGAGCCTCGCGGCCGCAAGAGATAATGCATCCGCGCTGTTCGTGATCCCGATCGACCGGCTGCGATCAAATTCCGTCATCAGTAGCGGACGCCGCATCGTTGTATTCAGGCTGACAGGGTTTATACCGGCCAGCGAAGCATAAGACGAAGTCGAGCGCGGGAGCGATCGCAGCCCGTGCCTTTCGCCGATGCGCTGGCGCATCTATCCTGTCGCTCGTGGACGGCCAATGAGCGATACGGTGCAAAGTGAGAGCGCCGAGGCGCACTCCGAAGGGATAGTTTACGGGCGCGCGTTCTGGCTGGTTTTTGCCGGGACATTTGCGCTCAACTTCGTCTTGAACCTGTTCGTTCTTTTTCCACTATGGATCGTCGAGCGCGGCGGATCGGCGGCTGCGATCGGCGCGATCATCGGGACCGGATCGCTGGCTGCATTGGCGGCGCGGCCGGGCCTGGGCGTGCTGATCGATCGGCGCGGATGCCGCTGGACGGCGATCGTGTTTCTCGTGCTGGACATGTTCGCGATTGCTCTCTATCTGCCGATTCATTCGCTGGGCGCGCCGATCTACCTCGTGCGCGCGCTTCACGGCCTGCTCGAAGGCACTGCGCGCGTGGCGCTATTCGCGATGGTCTATGAGATGCTGCCGCGCGGCCGCGAAGGTGAGGCGATGGCGATCTTCAGCCTGTCGGGAATGGTGCCCGGCGCGCTGGCGCCGCTGGTCGCTGAACTGGTTGTCAACTCGTTTGGCTTTGGCGCTTTCTTTGCCGTGGCGATTGCGCTTATCGCCGCTGGGGCGGCGACCGCGTATTTCACGCCCGACGATCGGCCAGCGCCGCATCATGTGCGAGCGGCGCAGAGCGGGCCGGGGTACCTGGCGCTCGGATTTGATCGCGATCTCCTGCCGCTCTGGATCGTCACGCTGCTGTTTGCGCTGGCGATCGCGCCGCGGCTTAGCTTCGTCACGCCGTTCGCAT
This sequence is a window from Candidatus Binataceae bacterium. Protein-coding genes within it:
- a CDS encoding 3-deoxy-7-phosphoheptulonate synthase, translating into MNQIQDIHVRATEALVPPRQLKDAMPVDEGIVRTVVQARETMRAILAGRDLRFLCIVGPCSIHDPEAALEYAGRLVKLREQLGPSLYIMMRVYFEKPRTTVGWKGLINDPHMDNSCDMREGLRIARRLLLEINRMGLPAATELLDPITPQYIADLIAWTAIGARTTESQTHREMASGLSMPVGFKNTTDGNLQAAINAVQSARRPHSFLGITQEGLSAVIRTSGNPDTHVVLRGGHNPNYDAKSIGECEQLLTAAGLEARVLVDCSHAQTSKDYTKQPGVLAALVEQVRGGSRAILGAMVESNLYPGNQALSSDRSKLKYGVSITDPCIDWPTTERCLLDCAAALASR
- a CDS encoding MFS transporter produces the protein MSDTVQSESAEAHSEGIVYGRAFWLVFAGTFALNFVLNLFVLFPLWIVERGGSAAAIGAIIGTGSLAALAARPGLGVLIDRRGCRWTAIVFLVLDMFAIALYLPIHSLGAPIYLVRALHGLLEGTARVALFAMVYEMLPRGREGEAMAIFSLSGMVPGALAPLVAELVVNSFGFGAFFAVAIALIAAGAATAYFTPDDRPAPHHVRAAQSGPGYLALGFDRDLLPLWIVTLLFALAIAPRLSFVTPFAYQEGVRRVGIYFLLYSVTAIIARLGGRRLMDRIGLNRMLVPTMATLGVGIAALGLIGTWGMMDTAAIIGGLGHAYLYPALSGLVISRTKIGAMGRSSSVYTSLYDFGAMAGPYMLGILAHAYGYSPMFVVAGGFALLGAAYFALAEPDSIAFGN
- a CDS encoding anti-sigma factor, with the translated sequence MAESVSKAGSITRTIDAVERVPVLQRVGLWRAIAGMAVAIALASTMVSIEFAVALSHRTHLLNRRIDRLSADVRQLRHVQSSTWNKLGVARVEASEGELFGKILFAPDLKLTKLAGTIDSAGATGVLAVSPAASAAMLGVSGMKALDAGMVYRIWFFPRRGIARWVDDFLVSDNGKATIAVDFPQAKSAQGTIVVTMESQDYAEEPSGPVQLKSVPQVEPRGRKR
- a CDS encoding nitronate monooxygenase family protein → MKTPICSMLGIDFPLVAFSHCRDVIAAVSKAGGFGVLGATAFTPEQLELELKWIDEHIDGKPYGVDVLIPENLSVKNEKGITYGALQKRVPQGHRDFVSGLLREHGIEPSQAIEGERQRSPEAPISMQAENALKLIEISFRHPIKLVANALGVPPEQMIEMGHKHGVPVAALVGAPEHAVRQAKAGVDIIVAQGGEAGGHCGEVATIVLIPEVMRAIKPIRNIPVLAAGGIMTGRQMAACMAMGASGVWTGSVWLATTESETSEVFREKMIEARSRDTVRSKCRTGKPSRQLRSAWTDAWEGSKSPGALPMPMQSLISEPALATAQRFAERGDPKARELVTYFVGQGVGLVDSVKSCRTVVQEFMEDFAEAVGDLNAAVEA